The following coding sequences lie in one Arabidopsis thaliana chromosome 3, partial sequence genomic window:
- a CDS encoding TIR-NBS-LRR class disease resistance protein: MVVFYKVDPSDIKKLTGDFGSVFRKTCAGKTNEDTRRWIQALAKVATLAGYVSNNWDNEAVMIEKIATDISNKLNKSTPSRDFDELVGMGAHMERMELLLCLDSDEVRMIGIWGPSGIDNIDQSMQLDAIAKETRWFGHGSRIIITTQDQKLLKAHGINHIYKVDYPSTHEACQIFCMSAVGKKFPKDEFQELALEVTNLLGNLPLGLRVMGSHFRGMSKQEWINALPRLRTHLDSNIQSILKFSYDALCREDKDLFLHIACTFNNKRIENVEAHLTHKFLDTKQRFHVLAEKSLISIEEGWIKMHNLLELLGREIVCHEHESIREPGKRQFLVDARDICEVLTDDTGSKSVVGIYFNSAELLGELNISERAFEGMSNLKFLRIKCDRSDKMYLPRGLKYISRKLRLLEWDRFPLTCLPSNFCTEYLVELNMRHSKLVKLWEGNLSLGNLKWMNLFHSKNLKELPDFSTATNLQTLILCGCSSLVELPYSIGSANNLQKLHLCRCTSLVELPASIGNLHKLQNVTLKGCSKLEVVPTNINLILDVKKYKNRENRGLCSKKEI; the protein is encoded by the exons ATGGTTGTTTTCTATAAAGTTGATCCTTCTGATATAAAGAAGTTGACTGGTGACTTTGGGAGTGTTTTCAGAAAAACATGTGCTGGTAAAACAAATGAGGACACTAGGAGATGGATACAAGCTCTAGCAAAAGTGGCAACACTTGCCGGTTACGTTTCAAACAACTG GGATAATGAGGCGGTCATGATTGAAAAAATCGCCACTGATATTTCAAACAAGTTGAATAAGTCCACACCATCTAGGGATTTCGACGAATTAGTTGGGATGGGAGCTCATATGGAAAGGATGGAACTATTGTTATGCCTAGACTCTGATGAAGTGAGGATGATAGGGATTTGGGGTCCGTCTGGGATTG ATAACATCGATCAGTCAATGCAACTAGATGCTATCGCAAAAGAAACTCGGTGGTTCGGTCATGGAAGTCGGATTATCATCACAACACAAGACCAAAAACTTTTGAAGGCACATGGCATCAACCATATTTACAAGGTGGATTATCCGTCAACACATGAAGCTTGCCAAATCTTTTGTATGTCTGCTGTTGGTAAAAAGTTCCCTAAAGATGAGTTTCAAGAACTTGCATTGGAAGTCACAAATCTTTTAGGTAACCTACCATTGGGACTAAGAGTTATGGGCTCTCATTTTCGGGGAATGTCTAAGCAGGAGTGGATAAATGCACTACCAAGGTTAAGGACTCACCTTGATTCTAATATTCAAAGCATTTTAAAGTTCAGTTACGATGCCTTATGTCGTGAAGATAAAGATTTATTCCTTCACATAGCATGCACTTTCAACAATAAAAGGATTGAGAACGTGGAAGCGCATCTTACACATAAGTTCTTGGATACAAAACAACGATTTCACGTATTAGCAGAGAAATCTCTCATATCTATTGAAGAAGGATGGATAAAGATGCATAATCTGTTAGAACTGTTGGGTAGAGAAATTGTATGTCATGAGCATGAATCCATTCGAGAGCCTGGGAAGCGTCAATTTTTGGTTGATGCTAGAGATATTTGTGAAGTACTCACTGATGACACG ggtAGTAAAAGTGTTGTaggtatatatttcaattcaGCTGAGCTATTAGGCGAATTAAATATAAGTGAAAGAGCTTTCGAAGGAATGTCTAATCTTAAATTCTTAAGAATCAAGTGTGACCGGAGTGATAAAATGTACTTACCGCGAGGTTTAAAGTATATATCTCGAAAACTTAGATTACTAGAATGGGATCGTTTTCCACTGACATGTTTGCCTTCCAATTTTTGTACGGAGTACCTTGTCGAACTAAACATGCGACACAGCAAACTTGTGAAGCTGTGGGAAGGAAATCTG TCGCTCGGAAACCTCAAGTGGATGAATTTGTTCCATTCGAAGAACTTAAAGGAGCTACCTGATTTCTCAACTGCCACTAACCTTCAAACATTGATTCTTTGTGGATGCTCAAGTTTGGTGGAGCTGCCTTACTCTATCGGCAGTGCCAATAATCTCCAGAAATTGCATCTTTGTAGGTGCACCAGTCTAGTGGAGCTGCCCGCTTCTATTGGAAACCTTCATAAATTGCAAAATGTGACCTTAAAAGGATGCTCAAAGCTAGAGGTTGTTCCTACCAACATCAACTTGATACTTGATgttaaaaagtataaaaacagagaaaacaggGGACTCTGttctaaaaaagaaatataa